Part of the Sphaerochaeta associata genome is shown below.
TCCGGTGACAGCTAGCCTTTCGCCTTTATTGATCAGCAGGGAGAAATCTGAAAAAATCTCCAAGGCGGGGTAGCGTTTGACAAGGTGCTCGATGATCAGCACATCGTTGCCGCTGTGGGGTGCGGGGGGGAAACTGAAGGAAAGTTGCTTCAGGTGCGACGGAACTTCAACGATTTCAAGTTTTTCGAGCATTTTGATTCGGCTTTGCACCTGCTTGCTCTTGGTTGCCTTATACCTGAACTTCTCGATGAACTGCTCGGTCTTCTCCAGCTGGTCCTGCTGCAGCTTGTAGGCAGCCTCGAGTTGGGCGATTTCCAACTCCCTCTGTTTCACATATTGGGAGTAGTTGCCGCTGTAGCGGTGCAATTTTCCTTGGAACAGTTCGTAAACCTCGTTGACCGTCTCATCGAGGAACCCTTGGTCGTGGCTGACGATCATCACACCGCCTTCGAAGACTTTCAGATAGTTCTTCAACCAGTAACGAGCCTCGATGTCGAGGTAGTTGGTCGGTTCGTCCAAGAGCATGATCGTAGGGTTTTCCACCAGAATTTTTGCCAAGGCAATGCGCATCTGCCAGCCGCCGGAGAACTCCTTCGACGGGCGGTCCATATCGGTATTTGAGAATCCCAGTCCGAACAGCACTTGCTGGATGAACTCCTTCCGGCTGTAGTACCCGTCGTTGAGCAACACCTCCTGGATCTCATGCAATCGGAGCAGATGCGATTCGGTCTTATCCTCCTCGCTTGCGCTGGAGAGTTTTATTTCCAGATCGTGCAACTCAAGCAGCATCTCATCAAAACGTGCATAGGCCTTCTCGACCTCTTCGTAAACAGTACCATCCTCAAAGACTATATCGCTCTGCGGCAGGTAACTGATTCTCATGCCCTTGGTAGCCGAGTATGCAAAGTCATCTGCACTCATGTGGCCGCTGATCACCTTCAGCAGGGTGGACTTGCCGCTCCCATTGCCTCCGGCAAGCGCACTACGGCTTTTTTCCGACAAGGTAAAGGAGATATCGGATAAGATATCCCTATCGGCAAAAGCTAATTGGACCCGTTGTACCTGCAAGGTTGCCACACTCGTTCCCCTTTCTCCAAACGGGTGTTGAAAAGCCCGTTGAATGACGTTATGATTACCTTAGCACAAGCGTGTATTCGGTGACAATCCACCCCAAGTCAGGAGGTCTTCAGTGCTTTGCCTTACACTTACCGGCTCAACCTTGGAGGAGAACCGGGCATTAGTTGAACGCAACCGCAAATGGATCTCCATTGCAGAGCTTCGTCTCGATTATCTGCATCCGGATGAGCAGAAGATTGCATCCTCTTTCCCTTCAACCGTAGACCTGCCGGTGATTCTGACCTTGCGGCGCAGCAGCGACGGGGGCATGTGCATGCTTGCGGAAAAACAGCGGCTGCAACTGTTGTATGAAGCGGCCAAAGGCGACTTTGCCTATGTCGACATTGAAGAAGATGTCAAGAAAACCGACCTTAAGTTCAAGGACCCATTGTTCGAGCAGAAGGTGGACCTTGAGCAGAGCCTGAGACAACGCACTATAAAAATCATTCGGTCATACCACAATTTTGAGTGTGTTCCCGCCGATATCTATGGAAGAATCAGCAAGCTGGCGGCGAGAGGCGACATCCCCAAGGTGGCTGTTACTCCTACAAGCATGATGGATGTCATCACCCTGTTCAGAGTGGAGCAGGAACTGGGAAACATCAAGGAGAAGATTGTCATCGGAATGGGCGATTACGGTGTATGCACCCGCATCTTGTATAAAAAATGCGGGTCCATGTTGAGCTTCTGCTCCGACAGCCAAGCCGCTCCCGGGCACCTCGGGGCCCAGACGATGAGCGAATTATACCGAGCGGACAAGCTTGACGGGAACACCCATATATTCGGTATCATCGGCAACCCCGTCTATCATACGGCGAGTCCGAAAATCCACAACCCCGGTTTCGAAGCAATCCGGTACAATGCCGTCTATGTTCCCTTCCTTGTCGATTCGGTGCGTGCCTTCTTCAAGCTGGCTGAGATGCTTCAGATTCACGGCTTCTCGGTGACGGTCCCCCACAAGCGCAGTGTACAACCGTACCTCGGAAGAATCACCCGCGAGGTAAAACAAATCGGATCTTGCAATACCGTAGTGCGCATACAGAACATGTGGAAGGGGATCAACACTGATTACTATGGGTTTTTGGCCCCGATTTCCGAGCCGCTTGGCAAGGGGGAGATCAAGAACGCCCTCGTCGTAGGAGCCGGAGGTGCTGCAAGGGCTGTGGTGTGGGCTCTTCACAACCATGGAGTGAAGGTCACCATCCTCAATCGAAGTCTCGAACATGCCAGAACGCTTGCTTCGGAGACGATGAGCTCGTTTGACACCTTGGAGAACGCCCACCTGTACAACGGCGGTTTTGAGTTGGTCGTGCAGACGACAAGTGTCGGTATGGGAAACAACGGGAACGAGGAGAGCATCCCTTCATTCAGTTTCAGCGGAAGGGAAATCGCCTACGATTTGGTGTACAACCCCAGGGAGACCCGCTTCCTGAAACGGGCCATGGAAGCCGGTTGTACCATAATCGGGGGATCACAAATGCTGATGGAGCAGGGAAAACTTCAGTTTGAAGCCTTTACAGGCTACCACTATCCCCACTGGATCCAGGCGGACATCTGATTCACGAGACATGAAAGCGAACCAAACGTATAAGGAAGATTTTGCTGATAGGCAGGATCTTCACTTCCATGGTGGGCATCACTGCAACTTTCAGCAGGGCCTCCCGTTGGACCGTGTAGGCTACCTCGAGTGCTTGGACGACCAACTCCTGGTCTGTGAGCTGCAATTGCAACGCAACATCCTTGCGGCCGGCCGCCTGACGGGCCAGACTGACCTTGCCTTGGTAATCGAAGCCACCGGCCTCAATGGCCGTATTGATCACCTGAGCTACAATCTGGCTTGACGAGAGAATCAATTTGGCTTGGAAGCGGTGAAGCAAATCCTGCTTCTGTGCACTGGTGAACGGAGCCAGCTCAATTTCCTGTTTCAAGGCCTCATCGGGAGACACCTGGGGCTTTTGTCCGTTCACCTTGGGTAAATCACAGCGTCGACACCGCTCGGAGCCTTGCAGCAGCAAGGAGAACGAGAGAGCCTCCTTACGTTTCTGCACCTCGATTTTCTCATACGACCGGGTCGCCCCCACCAGCAATCCTGCAGAAACCAGTATTTGACGCCATGTCTCTTCGCTCTCGCGTCGCATGAGAAACAGGGTGGGGCTGATGTTCTTGTACCGATGCTCGGCAAGCGAAGGGAGATTCTGCACGACATGCGCGGTTCTCTCGTCGCAGTTGAGCAGCAGCGCATCATACACGGTGATGGCCTGGTATCGTTCATTGAGCATTCCCAGTTGCTTGAGCAGCAATGAGTGCATGGCAGAGCTGCTGTTCTCCTGCAGGTACTGCTCTATTTCCGTGTAGGAAAGGCCTGAGTCCAACGCCCAAAGAAAACTTTCCTTCGTTATATGGTACCGCTTCTGACGGTCCAATACTTCTACGAAGCTGAATCGATAAAGAATATCGTCCTTGGGGCGGCTTCCCTGGTAGCTGATCGTCTGGTCGCTGTCAATCAACAAGGCATTGGACGGCTGTTCGGTTGCAACATCGGCAACCTTCCATACCCCGTCTAGAGAGATCACACCCCAGGTGGACAGATTGGTCAATACCTCGCTGTCATAGGCGATGCCGTGCTTGAGTGAAAGAGCGCGGATCAGGAGCTTGAGCGAGTTTGTGTCCACCTGGGTGAGCGCCTTGAGGTAGGAGAGCAGGTCCGAACAAAACGAGAACGTATTCTCTTTCATCGCCGCACTCGACTGAGAGCAGAGCAACAGGCACAAGAGCTGATGGTCGTCCAACCGCAAGAGAGCGTGGGCTTTGTTGTAGTCGATCGAAACTTTCTTCTCCACAGTGAGAATGAGGTTTTGTGTCAACACCTGGGTGAGTGCATTGAAGAGCTGCTCCAATCGTTCCGGCTCAAAGCTGGGGAACAGACGGGTGTACTCGTCACGGTATGTCGCCTTGGACTCCTTGGCGACAAGCGAGAGGTAGGCCCGTATAAATTCAGTACCGCAATACGGGGAGTCGGATAGTTGTTGCTCACCCTCACCGAACAGGGGCCTGAGGCTGCAGCGCGCAGCGAGTTCATCGCTGAGAATCGGATTGAATATGAGATTGCCTTCATCGGTGAGCAGCACCAGGCGCTCCTGTAGATTGGCAACCCGTCTGAGAACCGTACCATAGCTGTAAGATCCCTTGAGCAGGTCCATGACAGCTTCGGAGGCAAGGGGACCGGTGACCGAAAGCAGGCTGAGAATGACCAAATCCAACTCATCCAGCATTTCGAGCATACGGTTCCGGTGCGCCTTCTGGCTGAAGAACTGTGAGAGCCTTGCAGTCAACTGGGGTTTGTGAAACGGAGTCGTAACGATACCGAGGTAATTCCGCACCAAATAGAAATAGGTGTCCTCGCTGTATCGGCTGAGTATTTTCATGAATTGCTGTTGTGCATGATCAGTCAATTGGTCCATACCTCTATCTCATAGGAATAGCCTTGCTCGGCAAGAAATTTCTGCCTGTTTGCAGCGAACTCCTCCTCATTGGAGTAACGGGTCACCACCGAGTAAAAGAAACTGGAACGATTTTTCGGTCTGAGGATTCTCCCCAGCCGCTGAGCCTCCTCGCTGCGGCTTCCGAAGGTCCCGGAAACCTGGATGGCCACCGAAGCATCAGGCAGGTCGATGGCGAAGTTGGCCACCTTGCTGACGACCAGGATCCTGCAATCTCCTTCCTTGAAGGCCTTGTACAGCTCTTCGCGTTTTGCGTTCGGGGTGCTGCCGGTAATGATGGGAAGGCCGAACGCATCGGCGATCATCTTCAGTTGGTCCAGATATTGGCCGATAATCAAGATGAAATCATCCGGATGCCGGCTTACCAAGTCCTTTACCACTTCAAGCTTCATGGGATTCTCACTGGCCATGCGGTATTTCTCCCGCTTGCTGCCCAGCGCATAGGGAATCTCAAGCTCCTTGGGAAGATCGAGGCGGATTTCGTGGCAGTATGCTTCGGCGATGAAGCCCTGCTGCTGCAGTTCATTCCAGGGTACGTCGAAGCGTTTGGGACCAACGAGACTGAATACCTCGTCCTCCCTTCCATCCTCCCGGACCAGCGTGGCGGTCAATCCGACACGATAGACGGCCTGCAGCTCCGCAGTAACCTTGAATACAGGTGCGGGAAGCATATGCACCTCATCATAGATGATCAGGCCCCACTCGCCCTTGGTAAGGAGTTCAAGATGGGGAAACGGCCCTTCCTTGTCGGGTCGGTAGGTAAGCACCTGGTAGGTGCAAACGGTCACATCCTTGGGTTCCTTGCGCTCGCCGGTATACTCGCCGATCTGCTCTTTCGCAAGGGTGGTCTTGTCCTGGATTTCCTGCATCCACTGGTGCACCGCCGCCACATTGGTGGTTACCACCAATGTTCGGGTGCACAGGCGTTGCATGATCTGCATCCCTACCACGGTCTTTCCCGAACCGCAGGGAAGCACAATCGTGCCGAATCCGCAGCCAGGTCCCAAATCCCCGAGCAGGGCATCGGAGGCCATCTGCTGGTAGGGTCTGACGGAGAAAGGTTTGCCGCCGACTGTTTCAGTCCTCAGGGCGATTTGGACATCCGGACCCTTTTTGAGCGGAACCTGGTCATCGACTGGATAGCCTATTTTGATCAATTGCAGCTTGACTTCACCACGGGCGTATGTTTCCAGCAGAAAGGAGTGCTCATCCTTGACCACCAAAAGCTTGGAAAGCACCTTGCGTTGCATCAGCTCCGTTTTGATTCTTTGGCTCTCAACATGCAACTGATAATAACGGGGGTCGTCGCTTTCGCTAAGGCGCACTTTTCCCCATCGAGATGCAATGTCCTTTACATAGAACAGGATGCTTTCCGGTACCGCAAACCGTGACCATGCCTTGAGACGATCGACGACCGACTCAACCTTGAAGCCGGAAGATGCAGCATTCCAGAGCGAAATTGGGGAGAGTGCGTAGGTATGCATGTGCTCCGGGCTCTTGATCAACTCACAGAATCGTACCAAATCGGCACGACAAGCTTCACTGTCCTTGTGGTGGACATCCAAAAGCAGGGTCTTGTCACTTTGTACAATCAGCGGGGTATCTTGCATTATGTTCTTCCAAATGCGGTGTAATAGAGGTCAAGCAGGGTTATGGCCACCATCGATTCAACCACTACGACAGCCCGGGGGCAGATGCAGGGATCGTGCCTGCCTTCCACCACCAAGGTTGTCGTCTCATTGTTTTTATTTATCGTCTGCTGAGCTCTGGAGATTGAGGAGGTGGGTTTGATCGCCGCCTGCAGCACAATCTCCTGTCCGCTGGATATGCCGCCGAGTATGCCTCCTGCATGGTTTGAGAGAAAACCATTGCTGGTTCTCTGGTCGTTGCACTCGCTGCCGCGCATAAAGGCAGAAGCGAATCCCGAGCCGAATTGAATGCCTTTCACTGCTCCGATGCTCATCACCGCATGGCTGAGCAGGGCCTGCAGCTTGCCGAAGACCGGCTCGCCGAGACCGGCGGGCACACCGTTGACCCTGCATTCAATGATGCCTCCGATGCTGTCGTTCTCCACCCTGACCTGTTCGATCAAGTCCACCATTTGCTGTGCAGCAACCCGATCGGGACAACGCATGACATTGTCAGCTTCATCCCAATTTCGCGCCCGGGCGATAATCGGGCCGACCTGCACCGTCCCTCCTTGGATGGAGATTCCCCGTTTGGCAAGCAATTGCATGGCTAAAGCTCCTGCAGCAACCCGTGCACTTGTCTCCCTGCCACTGGATCTGCCTCCACCGCGAATGTCGCGGATGCCGTACTTCTTGTAGAAGGTCCAGTCGGCATGACCGGGGCGGAATACATCCTTCAGATGTTCGTAATCAGCGGATTTTTGGTTGGTGCTATACAGGATCATGGCAATCGGGGTCCCGGTGGTATACCCTTCGTACACTCCGGAGAGAATCGAGAGCTCGTCGATTTCGTTGCGCTTTGTTCCGGTAGGATTTCCTCCGGGACGGCGACGGTTCATCTGAGCCTGCAAGCCTTCCATATCGATTTTGAAGCCGCTTTCCACCCCGTCTATGATCACACCGAGGGCTGGTCCGTGGGACTCGCCGAACGTGGTGACGGTAAAGGCATTTCCAAAGCTGTTGTGACCCATTTCATACCTCGCTCTTGAGTGTTTTGACAAGGAAGCTCGCTGTATCGCGGATATCGGGATAATTGGGTAATTGTACCAAAACATCACAGATGTTTCCATAGATTGCATGTCTTCTTGCATACAGGGCGTGGAATGAGCCCTTCGGGTCCGTCTCGTCCAGGAAGGGAGGAACCCCGCCGTTGAGGATCCTGGCAAGGAGCACCGATTCCTCGACCATCA
Proteins encoded:
- a CDS encoding DNA repair helicase XPB; translated protein: MQDTPLIVQSDKTLLLDVHHKDSEACRADLVRFCELIKSPEHMHTYALSPISLWNAASSGFKVESVVDRLKAWSRFAVPESILFYVKDIASRWGKVRLSESDDPRYYQLHVESQRIKTELMQRKVLSKLLVVKDEHSFLLETYARGEVKLQLIKIGYPVDDQVPLKKGPDVQIALRTETVGGKPFSVRPYQQMASDALLGDLGPGCGFGTIVLPCGSGKTVVGMQIMQRLCTRTLVVTTNVAAVHQWMQEIQDKTTLAKEQIGEYTGERKEPKDVTVCTYQVLTYRPDKEGPFPHLELLTKGEWGLIIYDEVHMLPAPVFKVTAELQAVYRVGLTATLVREDGREDEVFSLVGPKRFDVPWNELQQQGFIAEAYCHEIRLDLPKELEIPYALGSKREKYRMASENPMKLEVVKDLVSRHPDDFILIIGQYLDQLKMIADAFGLPIITGSTPNAKREELYKAFKEGDCRILVVSKVANFAIDLPDASVAIQVSGTFGSRSEEAQRLGRILRPKNRSSFFYSVVTRYSNEEEFAANRQKFLAEQGYSYEIEVWTN
- a CDS encoding ABC-F family ATP-binding cassette domain-containing protein, whose translation is MATLQVQRVQLAFADRDILSDISFTLSEKSRSALAGGNGSGKSTLLKVISGHMSADDFAYSATKGMRISYLPQSDIVFEDGTVYEEVEKAYARFDEMLLELHDLEIKLSSASEEDKTESHLLRLHEIQEVLLNDGYYSRKEFIQQVLFGLGFSNTDMDRPSKEFSGGWQMRIALAKILVENPTIMLLDEPTNYLDIEARYWLKNYLKVFEGGVMIVSHDQGFLDETVNEVYELFQGKLHRYSGNYSQYVKQRELEIAQLEAAYKLQQDQLEKTEQFIEKFRYKATKSKQVQSRIKMLEKLEIVEVPSHLKQLSFSFPPAPHSGNDVLIIEHLVKRYPALEIFSDFSLLINKGERLAVTGKNGAGKSTLLRILSGQDSDYGGVVRLGSNVSVGYFAQDTEKTLNPDNSVLEEVSGIAATADLPKLRNYLGSFLFSGDDVFKPVSVLSGGERSRLALLKILLHPVNLLILDEPTNHLDINAKEMLLKALKQYDGTMVFVSHDSYFIEHIATKILYLTEDNPPELFDGDYEYFIYKLEQKEKVEDPKKGSTSVASQPVAAKAALSYKEANRKKNRLGSLRRQSEELLKTHRLLMEKIQHTEQQMALVENYSDAEKITALVQKKEQLHTTMEQQEEAWLSLTMEIEELEDELA
- the aroC gene encoding chorismate synthase, with the protein product MGHNSFGNAFTVTTFGESHGPALGVIIDGVESGFKIDMEGLQAQMNRRRPGGNPTGTKRNEIDELSILSGVYEGYTTGTPIAMILYSTNQKSADYEHLKDVFRPGHADWTFYKKYGIRDIRGGGRSSGRETSARVAAGALAMQLLAKRGISIQGGTVQVGPIIARARNWDEADNVMRCPDRVAAQQMVDLIEQVRVENDSIGGIIECRVNGVPAGLGEPVFGKLQALLSHAVMSIGAVKGIQFGSGFASAFMRGSECNDQRTSNGFLSNHAGGILGGISSGQEIVLQAAIKPTSSISRAQQTINKNNETTTLVVEGRHDPCICPRAVVVVESMVAITLLDLYYTAFGRT
- the aroE gene encoding shikimate dehydrogenase → MLCLTLTGSTLEENRALVERNRKWISIAELRLDYLHPDEQKIASSFPSTVDLPVILTLRRSSDGGMCMLAEKQRLQLLYEAAKGDFAYVDIEEDVKKTDLKFKDPLFEQKVDLEQSLRQRTIKIIRSYHNFECVPADIYGRISKLAARGDIPKVAVTPTSMMDVITLFRVEQELGNIKEKIVIGMGDYGVCTRILYKKCGSMLSFCSDSQAAPGHLGAQTMSELYRADKLDGNTHIFGIIGNPVYHTASPKIHNPGFEAIRYNAVYVPFLVDSVRAFFKLAEMLQIHGFSVTVPHKRSVQPYLGRITREVKQIGSCNTVVRIQNMWKGINTDYYGFLAPISEPLGKGEIKNALVVGAGGAARAVVWALHNHGVKVTILNRSLEHARTLASETMSSFDTLENAHLYNGGFELVVQTTSVGMGNNGNEESIPSFSFSGREIAYDLVYNPRETRFLKRAMEAGCTIIGGSQMLMEQGKLQFEAFTGYHYPHWIQADI